In Microbacterium sp. 1.5R, the following are encoded in one genomic region:
- a CDS encoding ABC transporter permease: MKLSAEHAPPVEISPPSPRRTDARSRFVRSLRRYWQLYLLLLLPVIWFIVFRYVPMANAVIAFKNYNPIDGVWGSPWVGFDNFTALFRNPVFPKLIGNTFILAVYTLIASFPLPIILAILLNEVRLRFFTRTVQLVTYAPYFISTVVIVSMTILLLSPRVGILGRTLSFFGAGQVDLLASADFFRHIYVATDIWTTTGYSAVIYLAALASVDTSLYEAAKIDGASRLQKIWYVDLPSLLPTATIILILGVGNIMAIGFEKAFLLQNALNLSTSEIIPTYVYKTGILNANFSLGATIGLFNAVISLVLLLVVNGISKRVTGSGLW; this comes from the coding sequence ATGAAGCTCAGTGCTGAGCACGCACCACCGGTCGAGATCTCGCCGCCGAGTCCTCGACGCACCGACGCACGTTCGCGATTCGTCCGCAGCCTGCGCCGCTACTGGCAGCTGTACCTGCTGCTGCTCCTGCCCGTCATCTGGTTCATCGTGTTCCGATACGTGCCGATGGCCAACGCGGTCATCGCGTTCAAGAACTACAACCCCATCGACGGCGTGTGGGGGAGTCCCTGGGTGGGATTCGACAACTTCACCGCACTCTTCCGCAACCCGGTGTTCCCCAAGCTCATCGGCAACACGTTCATCCTCGCGGTCTACACCCTCATCGCGAGCTTCCCGCTGCCGATCATCCTCGCGATCCTGCTCAACGAGGTCCGACTGCGGTTCTTCACCCGCACGGTCCAGCTCGTCACGTACGCGCCGTACTTCATCTCCACCGTCGTGATCGTGTCGATGACGATCCTGCTGCTGTCTCCACGCGTGGGCATCCTGGGCCGGACGCTGAGCTTCTTCGGCGCAGGTCAGGTCGATCTGCTGGCGAGCGCCGACTTCTTCCGGCACATCTATGTGGCGACAGACATCTGGACGACCACCGGGTACTCCGCGGTCATCTACCTCGCCGCCCTCGCGTCCGTGGACACCTCCCTCTACGAGGCCGCCAAGATCGACGGCGCATCACGGCTGCAGAAGATCTGGTACGTCGACCTGCCGTCCCTGCTGCCGACAGCGACGATCATCCTGATCCTCGGGGTCGGCAACATCATGGCGATCGGGTTCGAGAAGGCGTTCCTCCTGCAGAACGCACTGAACCTCTCGACGTCGGAGATCATCCCGACGTACGTCTACAAGACCGGCATCCTGAACGCCAACTTCAGCCTCGGAGCCACCATCGGACTCTTCAACGCCGTCATCAGCCTCGTGCTCCTGCTCGTCGTCAACGGCATATCCAAGCGAGTGACAGGAAGTGGGCTGTGGTGA
- a CDS encoding carbohydrate ABC transporter permease, with product MSTVIREQPLLTEEIVVGSGSGRGRRRRDPVASGVKVKETRADRVFVIAAYLLLTVFLLVVLLPLLNIVASSFSSPQAVSSGRVLFWPVDFTLRGYTEALNNPAILRGFGNSVFYTVVGTIISVAGTVAIAYPLSRANLFGRKTLTGGVVFTMLFSGGVIPMYIVVQSLGLLDTRWSMLLPNAIGVWQVIIAMVYFRSSIPDEVYEAAQLDGASELRILWTIVLPLAKPLLAVIALMYAIMQWNSYFDALLYLRDADLQPLQLVLRGILILNDGGGGGDLAAQLERRELADLLKYSTVIIATVPMLIVYPFVAKHFSKGIMVGAVKG from the coding sequence GTGAGCACCGTGATCAGAGAGCAGCCCCTGCTCACCGAGGAGATCGTCGTCGGATCGGGCTCAGGGCGCGGCCGCCGCCGACGGGACCCCGTGGCCTCCGGGGTGAAGGTGAAGGAGACCAGAGCGGATCGCGTCTTCGTGATCGCCGCCTACCTGCTGTTGACGGTCTTCCTGCTCGTCGTGCTCCTGCCGCTGCTGAACATCGTCGCCAGCTCGTTCTCCAGCCCTCAGGCGGTGTCATCCGGCCGGGTGCTGTTCTGGCCCGTCGACTTCACCCTCCGTGGGTACACCGAAGCTCTCAACAACCCCGCGATCCTCCGCGGATTCGGCAACTCTGTGTTCTACACCGTGGTCGGCACGATCATCAGCGTCGCCGGCACGGTCGCCATCGCGTATCCGCTGTCCCGGGCGAACCTGTTCGGGCGCAAGACCCTCACCGGCGGCGTCGTCTTCACGATGCTGTTCTCCGGCGGAGTGATCCCGATGTACATCGTCGTCCAGTCGCTCGGCCTGCTCGACACCCGATGGTCGATGCTCCTCCCGAACGCGATCGGCGTCTGGCAGGTGATCATCGCGATGGTCTACTTCCGCTCGTCGATCCCCGACGAGGTCTACGAGGCGGCACAGCTCGACGGTGCGAGCGAACTCCGCATCCTCTGGACCATCGTGCTGCCGCTCGCCAAGCCGCTGCTCGCGGTCATCGCGCTGATGTACGCGATCATGCAGTGGAACTCGTACTTCGACGCGCTGCTCTATCTGCGTGACGCCGACCTGCAGCCGCTGCAGCTCGTGCTGCGAGGCATCCTCATCCTCAACGACGGCGGAGGCGGTGGCGACCTGGCCGCCCAGCTCGAACGTCGAGAGCTCGCCGACCTGCTCAAGTACTCGACCGTCATCATCGCCACCGTGCCGATGCTGATCGTGTACCCGTTCGTCGCGAAGCACTTCAGCAAGGGGATCATGGTCGGCGCCGTCAAGGGCTGA
- a CDS encoding extracellular solute-binding protein, which translates to MTHCITRGAIAAVTVVATGLALAACTPASDDNGQLVAFGPQGENGSLKDNLFTQEVEKKFDIDFDWQTTTYDGSVAGEKRQISLASGDYPDAYFLVPWVDGFSRNEILKYGQQGVLVPLEDLIDEYAPNLAERFEEKPDWKQSVTAPDGHIYAITQWSECFHCSYPSKLWMNTTWLDALGLEQPTTTEELRTVLRAFKDGDPNGNGAADEVPLSGSASEPIINYLMNAFTYAPVGGPSSPPPLVLDGDEVALNATSDSWRAGLEYITSLAQEGLLDTGAFTQNGDALKALGDSGDAQILGSAVTLHPYVFVSADSPDGRDKNYDAVAPIAGPDGTQLATWRSPVNPVGTFALTNKSTEDERIEAIKLLDYLATDEGQIRASMGPEGEAWVPAVDGDLALDPELEPTFRPITYDETSNAAWRSMSQYWDSLEFRNAQVVPEDIYTPDGYERRLLYATQEYEPFQPDESVIFPIEKLWPDLETSAELAELQTNIATYITQAQAEFVTGQRDITDDGAWDAYVADIEGLGLARYLELLQTAYDAL; encoded by the coding sequence ATGACACACTGCATCACACGAGGCGCGATCGCGGCGGTCACCGTCGTCGCGACGGGACTGGCGCTCGCCGCCTGCACCCCGGCGAGCGACGACAACGGCCAGCTCGTCGCATTCGGCCCGCAGGGCGAGAACGGCTCGCTCAAGGACAATCTGTTCACCCAGGAGGTCGAGAAGAAGTTCGACATCGACTTCGACTGGCAGACCACGACCTACGACGGCAGCGTCGCGGGGGAGAAGCGACAGATCTCGCTCGCCAGCGGCGACTACCCCGACGCGTACTTCCTCGTGCCGTGGGTCGACGGATTCTCGCGCAATGAGATCCTCAAGTACGGGCAGCAGGGGGTGCTCGTGCCCCTCGAAGACCTCATCGACGAATACGCCCCCAACCTCGCCGAGCGATTCGAGGAGAAGCCCGATTGGAAGCAGTCGGTCACCGCGCCTGACGGCCACATCTACGCGATCACCCAGTGGAGCGAGTGCTTCCACTGCAGCTACCCGTCGAAGCTCTGGATGAACACGACCTGGCTCGACGCCCTGGGACTCGAGCAGCCGACCACCACCGAGGAGCTGCGCACGGTGCTGCGCGCCTTCAAGGACGGCGACCCGAACGGCAACGGCGCCGCCGACGAGGTGCCGCTGAGCGGCTCGGCGTCGGAGCCGATCATCAACTATCTGATGAACGCCTTCACCTATGCGCCGGTCGGCGGACCCTCGAGCCCGCCGCCTCTCGTGCTCGACGGCGATGAGGTCGCGCTGAACGCCACCTCGGACAGCTGGCGGGCGGGGCTGGAGTACATCACGTCGCTGGCGCAGGAAGGGCTGCTCGACACCGGGGCGTTCACGCAGAACGGCGACGCCCTCAAGGCGCTCGGAGACAGCGGGGACGCGCAGATCCTCGGCTCCGCCGTCACGCTGCACCCGTACGTGTTCGTCTCGGCGGACTCTCCTGACGGACGTGACAAGAACTACGACGCGGTCGCGCCGATCGCGGGTCCGGACGGCACTCAGCTCGCCACGTGGCGGTCGCCGGTGAATCCGGTGGGAACGTTCGCGCTGACCAACAAGTCGACCGAGGACGAGCGCATCGAGGCCATCAAGCTGCTCGACTACCTCGCGACGGACGAGGGCCAGATCCGCGCGTCGATGGGACCGGAGGGGGAGGCGTGGGTGCCCGCGGTCGACGGCGACCTCGCGCTCGACCCCGAGCTCGAGCCGACATTCCGTCCCATCACGTATGACGAGACCTCCAACGCCGCGTGGCGTTCGATGTCGCAGTACTGGGACTCGCTGGAGTTCCGCAACGCCCAGGTCGTGCCGGAGGACATCTACACGCCCGACGGATACGAGCGACGTCTGCTCTACGCGACGCAGGAGTACGAGCCCTTCCAGCCCGACGAGAGCGTGATCTTCCCGATCGAGAAGCTGTGGCCCGACCTCGAGACCTCGGCCGAGCTCGCGGAGCTGCAGACGAACATCGCCACCTACATCACGCAGGCTCAGGCGGAGTTCGTCACGGGGCAGCGCGACATCACGGACGACGGCGCGTGGGACGCGTACGTCGCCGACATCGAGGGCCTCGGGCTCGCACGCTACCTGGAGCTGCTGCAGACCGCGTACGACGCACTCTGA
- a CDS encoding ROK family transcriptional regulator — MDHDTAARTTLIRSASDAGSRVFETILTRSPISRIDIARQTGLSQAAVTKAVAPLVAAGLVDAPPASHRDGTPGRPVSPVSIVLESMVMIGVKVNVDEIIAVATDLATTVLASTRRALPADDPHTVIDAISDVVAALAAELGESASAIAGVGVSVSGDVDSITGIVRESNIMGWADVPLGDLLQERLPWPVTLENDVHALTIGEHWFGVGLGTASFAIVTIGRGIGSGLHLNGEVVSGAFGVAGEIGHLPLADPALVCPCGRRGCVEAAASTGAIEAAVSGALGRPVAIDEAVALAHAGDADADAAFREAARLIGTAIATLVNLTGPEVVIIGGEGVSDFDLFEKTLHDAFEAHAFGAAARCRILTRPHTFEDWARGASAAAIQSLVR; from the coding sequence ATGGACCACGACACCGCAGCGCGAACCACCCTGATCCGCTCGGCGTCCGACGCGGGATCACGGGTCTTCGAGACGATCCTGACGCGCAGTCCCATCAGCCGGATCGACATCGCCCGCCAGACGGGGCTCTCCCAGGCCGCCGTCACGAAGGCGGTGGCCCCGCTCGTCGCGGCCGGCCTCGTCGACGCGCCGCCCGCCTCGCATCGCGACGGCACCCCCGGACGCCCGGTGAGCCCTGTCTCCATCGTCCTCGAGTCGATGGTCATGATCGGCGTCAAGGTCAACGTCGACGAGATCATCGCCGTCGCGACCGATCTCGCCACGACCGTGCTCGCCAGCACTCGTCGTGCGCTTCCCGCCGACGATCCGCACACCGTCATCGACGCCATCTCCGACGTCGTCGCCGCGCTCGCGGCCGAGCTCGGCGAGAGCGCGTCGGCCATCGCGGGAGTCGGAGTGTCGGTGTCGGGTGACGTCGACAGCATCACCGGGATCGTGCGCGAGTCGAACATCATGGGGTGGGCGGACGTGCCGCTCGGCGACCTGCTCCAGGAGCGCCTCCCCTGGCCCGTCACGCTCGAGAACGACGTGCACGCGCTGACGATCGGAGAGCACTGGTTCGGTGTCGGGCTCGGCACCGCCTCGTTCGCGATCGTCACCATCGGACGCGGGATCGGCAGCGGACTGCACCTCAACGGAGAGGTCGTGAGCGGCGCGTTCGGTGTCGCGGGCGAGATCGGGCACCTGCCGCTCGCCGATCCGGCACTCGTGTGCCCGTGCGGGCGTCGCGGCTGCGTCGAGGCCGCCGCCTCGACCGGAGCGATCGAGGCGGCGGTCTCCGGTGCCCTCGGCCGGCCGGTCGCGATCGATGAAGCCGTGGCTCTCGCCCACGCCGGAGACGCCGACGCCGACGCCGCGTTCCGCGAAGCGGCCCGCCTCATCGGCACGGCCATCGCCACCCTCGTGAACCTCACCGGTCCCGAGGTCGTCATCATCGGCGGCGAGGGCGTCTCGGACTTCGACCTGTTCGAGAAGACCCTGCACGACGCGTTCGAGGCGCACGCGTTCGGCGCTGCGGCGCGCTGCCGCATCCTGACCCGTCCGCACACCTTCGAGGACTGGGCGCGAGGCGCATCCGCCGCCGCCATCCAGTCGCTCGTGCGCTGA
- a CDS encoding acetylxylan esterase, giving the protein MRGEVRDVVAPTTQTEPDDFDAFWADTIARTRSFPLDLSVTPMPTRLTQIDVYDVSFRGYGGTPVHAWLRVPHGATEPLPGLVQFFGYGNGRGHALRDLRWAAAGYAHLVVDARGQGHGDTDDDHADGGPSAGGFLTRGIRSPQEYYYRRVYADAVRAVDALRAVDVVDADRVGAVGASQGGGIALAIAGLVPDLAVAIVQAPFLCELDRAATLSTEHPYTLLTQYFADRRGDAAAALETLRYFDGINHAKRATAPALLSSGLLDGIAPPETVLPAFAAYGGHKTVVLWPHNGHEAGGDLDEENALEFAAEHLGLHSRPPHGGFATIADTTRRT; this is encoded by the coding sequence GTGCGCGGTGAGGTGCGTGATGTCGTCGCCCCCACCACGCAGACCGAGCCTGATGACTTCGATGCCTTCTGGGCGGACACGATCGCTCGCACTCGGAGCTTTCCGCTCGACCTCTCCGTGACCCCGATGCCCACGCGTCTCACTCAGATAGACGTGTACGACGTGTCGTTCCGCGGGTACGGCGGAACACCGGTCCATGCCTGGCTGCGCGTGCCGCACGGTGCCACGGAGCCCCTCCCCGGGCTCGTGCAGTTCTTCGGCTACGGCAACGGCCGAGGTCATGCCCTGCGCGATCTGCGGTGGGCTGCCGCGGGCTACGCGCACCTGGTGGTGGACGCGCGGGGACAGGGACACGGCGACACCGATGACGATCATGCCGACGGCGGTCCGTCGGCCGGCGGCTTCCTCACCCGCGGCATCCGCTCGCCTCAGGAGTACTACTACCGCAGGGTGTATGCGGATGCCGTGCGAGCCGTCGACGCGCTCCGCGCCGTCGACGTCGTCGACGCGGATCGCGTGGGCGCGGTGGGCGCGAGCCAGGGAGGCGGAATCGCGCTCGCGATCGCCGGCCTGGTCCCCGACCTCGCCGTCGCGATCGTGCAGGCACCTTTCCTCTGCGAACTCGACCGGGCCGCCACGCTGAGCACCGAGCACCCGTACACCTTGCTCACCCAGTACTTCGCGGATCGGCGCGGCGACGCCGCAGCGGCTCTCGAGACGCTCCGATATTTCGACGGGATCAACCACGCGAAGCGTGCGACGGCCCCGGCTCTGCTGAGCTCGGGACTCCTCGACGGCATCGCGCCGCCCGAGACCGTGCTGCCCGCATTCGCCGCGTACGGCGGCCATAAGACCGTGGTCCTGTGGCCGCACAACGGGCACGAGGCCGGCGGAGACCTCGACGAGGAGAACGCCCTGGAGTTCGCGGCCGAGCACCTGGGCCTGCACAGCCGACCGCCTCACGGCGGATTCGCTACGATAGCCGACACGACACGAAGGACCTGA
- a CDS encoding glycosyl hydrolase family 95 catalytic domain-containing protein has product MTDTLRLTWDAPATRWEEATPLGNGRIGAMAFGGSDGHYQLNDSTIWSGTPDGPARALQKVRDGGAGPERLAAVREALAAADVRRAEELLMAFEGPYSQEFLPLADLLVRVADARSDETVPARVLDLDRATLVESLRTPAGRVTRRSWVSAPARALIIELTSDHEFETTIELSTPLRGRVVDASDALVLDVQVPIDGAPLHEDSVDPLRYADDDAEFDAYAAVAVSLDTDGEVGRRDDHTVVRHTRRLLIALSTSSRAGSWWADADGDWRTASREAIRDRARERAEAAAQRDASSLLAEHVADRRRMTRARFAIGSRREGEWSVDRDVLRGSDPLLRATIAAEFGMYLLASSSRAGSPAANLQGIWNDQLQPAWSSNYTININTEMNYWAAPMLLDPDVLEPLISLVERLARTGSDTARELYGTRGWVAHHNSDVWGWSLPVGDGHGAASWAIWMMGGVWLTHNLWDAYEFGGDDELLRARIWPLMRGAVEFCLDWLTPGPDGHLHTSPSTAPENSYVAADGLPTPLGLTATSDLSLIGSLFERALVAIRRLGIDDALEAEVREALAALAPLRIGSDGRLLEWSEEVDEHEPLHRHLSPVVGLFPLDQVTPERTPELFDASVALIDARGPGAMGWSWAWKVALRARARQGDIAASLLEEALTPFDGDATRHGPVDGSEWGGLLPNLFSTHPPFQIDGNLGFPAAITEMLVQSHGGTVRLLPALPASWTHGDVQGIAVRPGLVLDLAWADGRVISGALRNPGERDREVSVSNGEREAIIAVPTGARIDFADHDLLFSASADQEESRAR; this is encoded by the coding sequence ATGACCGACACCCTGCGCCTCACCTGGGACGCCCCCGCCACCCGCTGGGAGGAGGCGACGCCCCTCGGCAACGGCCGCATCGGGGCGATGGCGTTCGGCGGCTCCGACGGCCACTATCAGCTGAACGACTCGACGATCTGGTCGGGAACGCCCGACGGCCCCGCGCGCGCATTGCAGAAGGTGCGTGACGGGGGTGCCGGTCCCGAACGGCTCGCGGCCGTCCGTGAGGCCCTCGCTGCCGCCGACGTGCGCCGGGCGGAGGAGCTGCTGATGGCGTTCGAGGGCCCCTACTCGCAGGAGTTCCTCCCTCTCGCCGATCTGCTCGTGCGCGTGGCCGATGCTCGATCGGATGAGACCGTCCCCGCTCGCGTCCTCGATCTCGACAGGGCGACCCTCGTCGAGTCACTGCGCACCCCCGCCGGCCGCGTGACGCGACGGTCCTGGGTCTCGGCTCCGGCTCGCGCCCTGATCATCGAGCTCACCTCGGACCACGAGTTCGAGACCACCATCGAGCTGTCCACCCCGCTCCGCGGTCGCGTCGTCGACGCGTCCGACGCGCTCGTGCTGGATGTGCAGGTTCCGATCGACGGCGCCCCGCTGCACGAGGACTCCGTCGACCCCCTGCGCTATGCCGACGACGATGCCGAGTTCGACGCCTACGCGGCCGTCGCCGTCTCCCTCGACACGGATGGCGAGGTGGGTCGCCGCGACGATCACACCGTCGTCCGCCATACCCGCCGCCTGCTGATCGCCCTGTCCACTTCGTCGCGCGCCGGGTCGTGGTGGGCCGACGCCGACGGGGACTGGCGGACCGCCTCACGCGAGGCGATCCGGGATCGCGCACGAGAGAGGGCGGAGGCCGCGGCTCAGCGCGACGCCTCGTCTCTCCTCGCCGAGCACGTCGCCGACCGGCGCCGCATGACTCGGGCGCGATTCGCGATCGGCAGTCGGCGTGAGGGCGAGTGGAGCGTCGATCGCGACGTTCTCCGCGGCTCCGACCCCCTGCTCCGCGCGACGATCGCCGCCGAATTCGGGATGTACCTCCTCGCGTCGAGCTCTCGTGCCGGCAGCCCTGCGGCCAACCTGCAGGGGATCTGGAACGACCAGCTGCAACCGGCCTGGTCGTCGAACTACACGATCAACATCAACACCGAGATGAACTACTGGGCGGCGCCGATGCTGCTCGATCCTGATGTCCTCGAGCCGTTGATCTCCCTCGTCGAGCGCCTCGCCCGCACCGGCTCCGACACCGCCAGGGAGCTGTACGGAACGCGCGGATGGGTCGCCCATCACAACAGCGACGTCTGGGGGTGGAGCCTGCCGGTCGGCGACGGGCACGGGGCGGCGAGCTGGGCGATCTGGATGATGGGCGGAGTCTGGCTCACCCACAACCTCTGGGACGCGTACGAGTTCGGTGGAGACGATGAGCTGCTCCGCGCTCGCATCTGGCCGCTGATGCGGGGCGCGGTGGAGTTCTGCCTCGACTGGCTGACTCCGGGCCCCGACGGGCACCTGCACACCTCGCCGTCGACGGCCCCCGAGAACTCCTATGTGGCCGCCGACGGTCTGCCGACGCCGCTCGGCCTGACCGCGACGTCGGATCTCAGCCTCATCGGCTCGCTCTTCGAGCGCGCGCTCGTCGCGATCCGCCGACTCGGCATCGACGACGCACTGGAAGCCGAGGTGCGCGAGGCGCTGGCAGCCCTCGCTCCGTTGCGCATCGGCTCCGACGGCCGACTGCTCGAATGGTCCGAAGAGGTCGACGAGCATGAACCGCTGCACCGGCACCTCTCCCCCGTGGTCGGACTCTTCCCGCTCGACCAGGTGACGCCCGAGCGGACTCCGGAGCTGTTCGACGCGTCTGTGGCGCTCATCGACGCACGCGGGCCGGGAGCCATGGGCTGGTCCTGGGCGTGGAAGGTGGCACTGCGTGCCAGGGCACGGCAGGGCGACATCGCCGCGTCGCTGCTCGAGGAGGCGCTGACGCCGTTCGACGGCGACGCCACGCGGCACGGGCCCGTCGACGGCTCGGAGTGGGGAGGCCTGCTCCCCAACCTCTTCAGCACGCATCCGCCCTTCCAGATCGACGGCAACCTGGGATTCCCCGCCGCGATCACCGAGATGCTCGTGCAGAGCCACGGCGGCACAGTGCGTCTGCTTCCCGCGCTCCCCGCATCCTGGACCCACGGAGACGTCCAGGGCATCGCCGTGCGACCTGGCCTCGTGCTCGACCTCGCCTGGGCGGACGGGCGGGTGATCTCGGGTGCTCTCCGCAACCCCGGCGAGCGCGACAGGGAGGTCTCCGTCTCGAACGGCGAGCGGGAGGCGATCATCGCTGTGCCGACGGGCGCTCGGATCGATTTCGCCGATCATGATCTTCTCTTCTCCGCGTCGGCCGACCAGGAGGAGTCCCGTGCGCGGTGA
- a CDS encoding zinc-binding dehydrogenase: MRALTHETFGEPEEVLTVTERPTPEPGPGQVRLKIVLSPIHNHDLWTIRGTYGFKPELPAASGTEALGIVDALGEGVDDLSVGQRVATGGTFGAWAEYVVANAAGLIPVPESLSDESAAQLVSMPFSTISLLHFLGAEKGDWIVQNAANGAVGRMLAQLGAARGVNVIGLVRRSAGVDELREQGIENVVSTDADDWREQVAAITGGAHVAFGIDSVGGSSAGDVLSLLSEGGTLVAFGAMNSPTMEIASGDVIFKQATVKGFWGSKVIQTMDAGTRGALFGELIQRVSDGTLTLPVAGVFDAADAAEAVRASNTAGRVGKVLLQF, translated from the coding sequence ATGCGCGCCCTCACCCACGAGACCTTCGGCGAACCCGAAGAGGTCCTCACCGTCACCGAGCGTCCGACGCCGGAGCCCGGCCCCGGCCAGGTCCGACTGAAGATCGTCCTCTCCCCCATCCACAACCACGACCTGTGGACGATCCGCGGCACCTACGGGTTCAAGCCGGAGCTCCCGGCAGCTTCGGGCACCGAGGCTCTGGGAATCGTGGATGCTCTCGGCGAGGGTGTCGACGATCTCTCCGTCGGTCAGCGCGTCGCGACGGGCGGCACCTTCGGCGCCTGGGCGGAGTACGTCGTCGCGAACGCCGCGGGCCTCATCCCCGTGCCGGAGTCGCTCAGCGACGAGAGCGCCGCGCAGCTCGTGTCGATGCCGTTCAGCACCATCAGCCTGCTGCACTTCCTGGGCGCCGAGAAGGGCGACTGGATCGTCCAGAACGCGGCGAACGGCGCGGTCGGTCGCATGCTGGCACAGCTCGGCGCCGCTCGTGGCGTCAACGTCATCGGGCTCGTCCGGCGCTCGGCCGGGGTCGATGAACTGCGCGAGCAGGGCATCGAGAACGTGGTCTCCACGGATGCGGACGACTGGCGCGAGCAGGTCGCCGCGATCACCGGTGGCGCGCACGTCGCCTTCGGCATCGACTCGGTAGGCGGCTCGTCGGCCGGCGACGTCCTGTCGCTCCTCAGCGAGGGTGGCACTCTCGTCGCGTTCGGTGCCATGAACTCCCCCACGATGGAGATCGCCTCGGGCGACGTCATCTTCAAGCAGGCGACCGTCAAGGGCTTCTGGGGCAGCAAGGTGATCCAGACCATGGATGCCGGCACGCGCGGCGCCCTGTTCGGCGAACTGATCCAGCGCGTCAGCGACGGCACGCTGACCCTGCCCGTCGCCGGCGTCTTCGATGCGGCGGATGCCGCAGAGGCAGTCCGCGCAAGCAACACCGCGGGCCGGGTGGGCAAGGTCCTCCTGCAGTTCTGA
- a CDS encoding organic hydroperoxide resistance protein, translating into MDALYTAEALATGAGRNGRVTTGEGRLDLDLAIPKEMGGSGDGANPEQLFAAGYAACFHSALQTVARAQKVKITDSSVGARVQIGSNGEGGFGLAVQLEVVIPDLPHEQAQALADAAHQVCPYSNATRGNIDVAITVSDD; encoded by the coding sequence ATGGACGCTCTCTACACCGCCGAAGCACTCGCCACCGGAGCCGGACGAAACGGCCGCGTCACCACAGGCGAGGGCCGACTCGACCTCGACCTCGCCATCCCGAAGGAGATGGGCGGCAGCGGCGACGGCGCCAACCCCGAGCAGCTGTTCGCGGCCGGGTACGCCGCCTGCTTCCACTCCGCGCTGCAGACCGTCGCGCGTGCGCAGAAGGTGAAGATCACCGATTCGTCGGTCGGGGCCCGCGTGCAGATCGGGTCGAACGGCGAGGGCGGATTCGGCCTCGCCGTGCAGCTCGAGGTCGTCATCCCCGACCTTCCGCACGAGCAGGCTCAGGCGCTCGCAGACGCCGCCCACCAGGTCTGCCCGTACTCCAACGCGACGCGCGGCAACATCGACGTCGCGATCACCGTCTCCGACGACTGA
- a CDS encoding MarR family winged helix-turn-helix transcriptional regulator, with protein sequence MAVTDEMVCFSLYSAARATTQAYRALLAPWGLTYPQYLVLAILWMEGEQTIGSLGDAMQLDSGTLSPLVRRLEQAGYVARARSSADERVVTVRLTDTGMALRTEVAPVHTKIAALAGMQDDDQRHRLITELQELTARLQLAD encoded by the coding sequence ATGGCCGTGACCGATGAGATGGTGTGCTTCTCGCTGTACTCCGCCGCCCGAGCGACGACGCAGGCGTACCGTGCCCTCCTGGCCCCGTGGGGTCTGACCTACCCGCAGTACCTCGTGCTCGCGATCCTCTGGATGGAGGGCGAGCAGACGATCGGCTCGCTGGGCGACGCCATGCAGCTCGACTCCGGCACCCTCTCCCCCCTGGTCCGCCGCCTCGAGCAGGCGGGCTACGTCGCGCGGGCCCGCAGCTCGGCCGATGAGCGCGTCGTCACCGTGCGCCTGACCGACACCGGCATGGCTCTGCGCACTGAAGTCGCTCCGGTTCATACCAAGATCGCCGCCCTCGCCGGAATGCAGGACGACGACCAGCGTCACCGCCTGATCACCGAGCTGCAGGAGCTCACCGCACGCCTGCAGCTCGCCGACTGA